The genomic segment CCGCTCGTAGGTCGCATCAAGAGTGCGTGGAAGGTCATCAAGTAGTCTTCTGACAAGACTAGACTTAAGCGATCTCATTTTCTTAAGTTCAAACAACTGGCAGTATGCCCACCGGAACCTATGAAACAGTAAGTCGTCAGTATAAGTGACAGGTACCAGGAGGAAATCTGCTTACATTCCATCTGCCCTTTGTGAAATCGTTTGTTCAATCAGTGCCTTTGTCTCCTCGTTTAAACGTGATAGCCGCGGGTCCCGCGAAAGCGTCGTGGTAACATACTGGCGAATATCTTCGTTGGTAGCCTGTGTCGGAATGTTCACCGATTCTGCCCCAAGTCGAATCATCGCGCTGCGGATATGCGGCATCTCGCGACTCGTGAGTAGAAATTTCACGTTTTGCCCTGTCTGCGACAGTCTCTGGAGGCATTCTATCATCTTGTGCAATCGATCATAGTCTTCTGGGCATTCGTCCAGAGCATCAACGCAGACGTATATCTGGTCGTATGCTTCGAAACAGAGACTTAGAATGTACTCGAGCTCTGCTTCTCCTGGATGGCTTCGGCTCAGGTTGTCGTAAAGCTGTAGGAGCACCGATACGGCTCTTCCCTTCACACCTAGCTGCACGATCAAGGAGCGAAGTAGACTCATTTTACCGAAAGTGGCATCGTTGGAGAAACTGATATAGAAGAAAGCATAACCGTTGCCAGGACGATGTTGACAGTACGCTCTGATATCTCGAATAGCGAGCGAGCACAGGGTGGTCTTGCCACATCCAGGCTTGCCATTCAACCACAAGTGGTGTGTCAATCCGAATTTCCAATCAAGGTATCGATCCGATCTAAGAAACCATTGCCCAGTAGATGACTCGTGCAGCACGATCGCGCTGTTATACGCCATTTCGAAATCCGGCGGCGATAGCCAAGCTGTGATTTCCCGGAGTTGTTCTGCTCGCATTTCGGTTTCTTCCTCTGCTACAGATTCTTGATCTTCGGTTCTGTCTGCTGGATCGAAGTACTCGTCGTCAGGGATTGCCGGATATCTCGGGATGTCAGTTATAGGATCGTCAAAGAATTGCACTTCGCCGGCTGCTACAATCTCTTCGGTCGTAACGTGACAGTCATCATCGCTAAGCCAACGACTCAGAGCCGCCGCTGGAGCTGGATCTGGCCCCATATCTCGGGCGAGCATCATATCGTTCCAGGGCAGAGAAAGCAGTGCAAACTCATGCAAATGTTCAGCTAGATGATCCATGTAGGCACTGGTTTCTGAGGGAGGTCCTCGACTAATGTTGCAGACGGGACATTGGAGGGGGAGGTCGACATCTGTCCGTTGTGAGACCTTGAGCAGAACATCAATTCTATCGTTGTCGAAGAGACCTGCATGCAGAGCCTGAACATGATTTTGCAGACTCGCAGTGGTCACGTAGGGGGACTCATCGCTGCAGAACGGGACATCTCCAGTAAGAGAGTGTTCGGTGGTGGGCCTCGAGATGTTTCTGCCAGTCTTTCTTCTTGACAAAGAATCTCGTGTCTGCCGTGTAGCTGACAACGGGACAATTGTAGGGATACACATCTTGAGCCAGATGCTTCCTGGGGGCTCGATCAACTCAAGCAAGACTTTGCTAAACCGTACTTACTTACCTCCAATTTCTATCATTGGCGCCCATCCTTTTAGGCAGCACCTGACAGCAGCAAGGACACTTGAAGGCATGCTCTCTACTTATCCTTGGTGCTTTAGGATAGGCTAACTTGTCTTGGGAGACGGAGAACTGCGATACACTTGGGGCGTAAAGCCCTGTGTGCTCTTGGTCATTCGTCAAAGTTTGCAGTGAGTCCAAGTTCAAAGTCGTTATTGCTGAAGCGGAAGATTGACTAGGAATACCCTTGACTAAATTCGAAGGCATTGAAAGGGAGTTAGTCGTAGGAGGTATCTCTGCCAGCTCCTCCTTTGGGTGGGTAGGTTCCTGAGCAGTTATTCTTTGTGTCGTCACAAGGATTGGATTGCCACGATCGGGAGCTGCCAGCATGTCGGCTCTCTTCCGAGCATATACAAAGCGATGTCGACGCCGCAGGTTAGCAAGTATCAGGACACTTTGATCTGGTCTGATGTCGCTCGTTTCCACAGAAGTGATAGAAAGGGCAGCATTCGTACGCAGGGAGCCCTCAGTGTTTCTGCCAGGCGTCTGAAGGTTCTGGAGCCTAAGCGCGAAAGCCAGATATTTCTCAAGATCCTGATGAAAGCGCAGATCGAAGGTCAAATCTGCTTTCATGGTTCGCGACGACACGCCCGCGCTTCTGACCAGATTCGCAAAGTCGATAAGCCGGCGCAAAAGAGTCTCAGCATCCTGGCAGCACTCATTGAGAGCATGCAAGCCCTCAACAATAGCCCAATCGTCAGCACTTTCATCAGACTCATCCGACTCGACATCCGATGACCAAGGAGATAGCGACAACGGCGAGCTTGTGCCATCGAGGACAGTGGAGGAGTCGCTAGTTCCAGGAGAGTTGCCGGTTCGCAGATTTGCCAGCATCGGAACACGCTTGAAGACCCCTGTGAGACTCTCAAGCACCGAGAGCAACATTTGTGCAGCGTTCTGATGGTAGCCTGCAGACATTGCCGCGCAGCTACCTGTAACGCATCTGATGGATCGTGATCCTGTTCCATCGCCGGGCGGACAAGCGTCGGTGAGGGCAGAGTTCAGTGGCGGCACTCAAAGCTTGGTTGGTAGTGGTATGTGAACGAGATCTGGCAGAGCTCTAGCTCTTTTGCTAGCTGCGGTTTCATGCTGCACAGTATAAATTGAGATCAAAGTGGTGCTTCTGAGAGACGTGGAGTGGGTGTGGTGCGGAAGGATCGAAAGCCGAAAGTCTAAATTGGGCACGGATCACGTCATGTGTGGACAGTGGTTCCAAGTCAGCCGCAACGAGCTCCCCTTGGACGACTGACAACATTGCAACACACATGTGGTTCCCATGGACGGCACCGCGCTCGAGTTCGCGTGCGATGCTACGCGGGCTCTCAGCATAGCGGCCAGGGATCTCGCCAATACAGCTTCCAACGCGGCCGAGTCTCCAAAATTGATAGATATCGCCACCCGGCTCTTCAGCATCGCTGAAGTATTGGACCGTCCGACCCCTGGACAGTCATCACCGCCATCCAAGCATGTGCTAAAGGTTTTGAGAGATCTCGAAAAGGTGTGTGCAGTGTAAGTCAAGTATTCTACGATAATCCTCGTGCAGAAAATTCACGTTGCAGTGGCCCCACAGAACCTATATTCCTCTGTCAGGACGCTCTTGTGATCCAAAAGGTGATTTTCCAAAACTCTATCAACTCTGCGAAGGTAAAATAGATCTCAAGAAAGTCGCGTACTCGCTCAAGCATATCGCTCGGGATGAGGTTGGAAGGAGAACACTGCAGGAACCTTGATTCTCTGCTTCCCCGGCGGCAGAAATCACTTGACAAATTCACACCACAGCAAATTGCTCCAGAGGAGATTCCAGCAAGTGTCTACGCGAACCTCTCTGCTGCATTGGTGAAATACGTCGAGTGTCGATGCGACGAAGGCCATGGTCTCCCAAGAAAGCAATGTGTGCACAACTTGTAGCTGAGACTGACTCACCAAAGCTTATCGGATAGCGATGACATTGCAGTTGATACCGTGTATCAACTTGCCGAATGCCACTTGAAGGAGCATGTGAGCCATTGGACTTGCGTGAGATTCCGTACAGTCAAGAGAGCTCGTCTAAGAGCGAGGGCACGACCTGGGCCGCAGCCTACGAGTGGATCAAAACGACCTGTCCAATCTGAAGACGCTGCAGTGCCCGTCCATGCTCGCCTCTTGCTCGGTGGCTCCGACTTCTGCCAGCTTCTATTACTTCCCCGAGGTGCAGTGCGTCATCAGATCCTTGTCACGGCGGAAGGCCTGTATGACCTACAGGACGTCATCGAAGCGGAGCAGATTCTCTTAAACAGGCCTGAAATTCAGCTCTCCAGAGCACTGCAGTCGTATAATCTTTCTGACGACGGCAAGATATTTCTCGCACACAGCATCGCCAGAACACTATGGCAATTATACGATACCAAGTTCATCAATGGTCGTTGGACCGCGGACTCTATACACTTCGTCCAGGAGTCCCCAAACAAGAAAAGAAGGAAAGAAGACCTGGGAATGATTAGTCCGGTCCATCCCTTCGTGCAACTGCCTGTCGCGCACACAACCCAAACACAAACACCACAAGAGACGGAGCTTGAATTTGTTCCTCACATGGGATCTGTCCATTGGGCACCTAGAATACTTGCATTGGGAGTAGTGCTCACAAATATCTTCAATGACGATTATTCGATGGATGAAGATCAAAGTCCATGTTGGCAAGCCAGATTCAACGACGAACTGCTTGTTTGCCGTGGCATCGTGGAGAGTCCATCATGGCCGTCGCTCCAAATCAAGTCGGACCACGTGCGAGAAAAGATTCGAGAAGCGGTTCTAGCTTGCCTCAGAGGTGACGTCTTCAACAAACGGGAAGCCGACATCTTGGAGAGGAAGGCACTACTGTGGAAGCATATCGTCTCGCCACTGGAAATGGTAGGGAAACTTGTGGGAGTCGACAAAAATCGAGCAACGTGGCAGGCGAGGGAGGAATCTGTCCAAACATCCCAGCTGTTTTTACAGCGAAGGCCAGCGGAGAAGCAGAATGCAGCAAGGTTAGAAGTTCAGTGGTCTCGTCTTGCTTCAGTACTAACTGAATGGCGAGCAGTTCTCATTCGCAACAATGGCTCAGCCGTTTGGCGTCGTCTCTTCTCAACAAGGAAATTAACGCCTTCTATCGAAGCTCGGGCACCATGCGTACCAAGATTGCTATTCTGGACACTGGCTACGACCCCGAAAATCTCTTCATGACACGACCGCGCCAGAACCGGCTGAAGAATCGCTGGAAAGATTTCGTGGACGACTCTTCCAATCCTCTGGACGAAGACGGACATGGGACCCATGTTTTGGCAACTCTCATGACAATTGCTCCATCGGCTGATGTCTGCGTTGCCAGAGTTGCAACAAACGACGCAGATTTCGACAAGTCATACGAGAATATTGTCAAGGTCTGTCCATCATCGGCAGAAAGTCGTATACAAACTGATTGAGATGACGTAGGCCTTGGAATGGGTAGTGAATGATATGGAAGCTGACGTCGTGTCCATGTCTTTCGGGTGGCCTCAAGAGAGAGAATCCCGTGCTATTTCGAGAGCGATCTCCAATGCCAtcagtataagaaaggacgCTATTCTGTTCTATGCTGCGGCATCCAATTCCGGCGGCGACCAAGGTGAAATGTTTCCCGCAACCCACGAATTTGTCACTGCCGTCAGAGCTACAACACACGAAGGAGAGTTTGTCGGATTCAACGCGCCACCCAATTTTGGAGGGGCCGACGTGATTGGCACTCTCGGAGTTGACATGCCTGGCGCATTTCAAGAGTCTCAGGCGACAAACGAGAATCTTGAAGGAACCTCATTCGCGGCGCCAGTCGCAGCAGCGATCAGCGCTCTGGTATTGGACGCTGCGAAGATGTGCGACCCTATCGTTGAGCTCGGATCGACGAACAACATGCCGAGGACAGTCACGACACTCGACAAGCTGCGAACACGGCATGGCATGAACAAGATGTTCTGCATCGAACACATGGCTCGAAAGATCAACGAGAGATCCTGGTATTTGAGCGCAGCTGGCTTTTGCAACAGATCCTACATCGACAGGAAGAAGATATTTGAGTATATACTGCTTTGAACCGCTAGCTGCAACACGCAAGGCAGTGGTGCGGGGTCTTCATCAGGAAGCTTCTGCTCACGAGGAAGCTGCGCAAGATGCAGCTTGCCGTAGTGAACGATTATTGGTCTTCACTGTGGAAGGTGCAGCTCGCGTGACGTACGATGCAGCCTCTTCAGCCGCAGCTCAACCCACTTCGAAAGAGCATTTTCTGACACGGCGGGGGTTGCTATCTCTTCCACAGACTATGGCGACTAAGACCTACATTCTCGCACCCAACCTCACCACACATCCTGGCGATGCCTTGGCTATCGGCACGATTGTAGCCGAACCATTCCGACCTTTGAAGCCATTGAGCGAGTGCAAGGAGACGCTCGAAACAGTGACACATACCGAATTCGAGGCTGCATTGAGCGACTCTTCCAGACGTGGGTTCTCCAGTGGCGTCTGGGCTCAGTTCCTAGAAGTCGCCAATGCAAAGCTGTCCGCGAAAGTAGGACGAGATGTTCGAGCAACTTACGCTATGGCGTATCTCGAAACAATTACATTGCGACAACATCCTGGAATCGAGTACGCCGCTGCTCGTGCCCAGGAGCCAGCAGTCAGAGCAGCAATGGAATCTGGCCTGTTGGGACGGCAGCCCGTGTGCATGATTACTGGGGTGAAGATTGCGAAAGGCTTACAGTGGTCTCAAGAGCAAATTCGTTCACTGTCAGGTGAAGTCGGAGCCAGTATACCGATCACTCCGGAGGTTTCTGCCGGTATTGAGATTGGTGCCGAGAGAGCATCGGAGCATCACTATTCATCTCGCACGGAGCAGGATATTGTCTTCGCTTACCAACTTCATTTGATTGCCACCAAAGGGTGGTGGAAACCAAAACTCTCTGTCGACCAGTACGTTCCCAAAGGAGGTCTATTGGGAAAGAAGGATCACGGTGAAAGTGATGACGTAGATGTACTTCCGGCTACTAGCGATGATTTGACGGTTGTTGCGGAGGACAATGAGGATGAATTGCATTCGACTGAAGTATTGGAAGCAGGCGAGAGTTGCCTGTGTTTCCAGATCAAGGATGAATGATGGTTCTCCGTGATCGGGAGATTCGCAAGGCTGTTGACAGATAGAACGGAGTGAACACCGCGAAAAGATTACTTGATGCCAGTTTTGCAGCCTGAAGAAAGGCTCACGATAAGTCAACAAGAGCCTAAAGGTGGCGTTGACAGACCCAGCTAGCACTATGGGCGCCTCGTGCTTGATAGCTGAGAGAAGGCTCGGGCGCATCCAGGCCTGCATAATACAGGCAACCTCTTAAGGACAACGATCAAAAGTGGAGCGTCCGACACAAACATTGAAAGCATTCCATGATCGTTCAACATCATGTTTGGCGCACAAGTCTAATGCGTTCTCTGGCGCAGTAAATTTGCTGGATCTCGAGGGTTTGTTTGATCTCAACCTGTCAATGTACAACAGTTTAGAGTGTGAATGCCTTGAAGACCTCTCACGTTGTACCAATGATCAATGTTCGCGATGCGGAGAGATGGGACAATACCAAAGCCGGCTTTCTCGCTACTATATTTGTTAATGCTAGACAAGATGTCTACGTATCTCAGGGGGCGCGGCTGCGAGATGCTCAGGTGGGAGCCTAAGAGCAGATATTGACGCGCCGTACTAGTCTTGAAGTCAAAGTGGATTTTATTGGTTCGGCAGGGATTGAGCACATGGCAGCATCGATGGTTCACTCCCACGCGTCAACCTAGCTCTTGCCAAGACATCTTTGCTAGATAAATGCTAGCTCTTCCCATGGCTTCCGATACTCACATTCCATCATCTCACCCATCATCATTCCCTCAACAAAAGCTTCACCTTTCATGCGATATCTTTTAGATCCATCAGCTTCCAGCACTTCCGTGGCGATCACTGGTCGTCCATGGCCCTTCACAATGATTACAACGTCCCCCTGCAGCAACACTATTCGGCACAAGACCCAGGAAGCCTCGCTCTGTAAGCATGAGCCTTTTCCTCTTCGTACGGATGGCGACGGTCTGTCTCAAGGCCCATGTATTCTGGCTGATCATGTTATCCATTACCATAGTGTCGTCCGGGTTGAATAGGTAGTGTTTTATAGGCACGCCACCTATTCTCAAGTCCCAATTCGCCGCAACAAAGTATTGGGCTGGGTCCGCGAATGTCCAATCAACGACGAAAGAACCGAGCAAGTCAGGATTCTCACGCCCATAACGAAGCCTCGCCCCGTTCTCGTCCGTTCCAGCAGTGAGGCATGCACAGATCGCTGCTTGGAGGCTGATGAGTTCCGCGCGCCACGGAGAAGAACTCCTTGGCTGAATGAGGTCGTAAACGAAGTTCGGATCCCCATAGTCTGTGTCTGTGTCCACGTCTGACCATGCGATACCACCTAGACCGTCCACAGCGTCTATAACAAACCCGCTCAAGTACAATGTCCGATCTCCACCCAACTTGATCTCAGGTCGAGCATCTACATCCTCCCAACCATCCTCTGCTAGAAGATTCCATTCATAGTCCGGGGGGTATCCTGCTCGAAACGTACCCTCGATGATTCCAGTCTCTCTCTCTGACGATAAATCCGGCACCCACGAGGGCAGCCTCTGGTGATCAATCGCCTCCATTTCGTCGTGTCTTTCCCGATTCTTGTCGAGCTCATTTGTCACGCCATCAACAAGGCAGAGAAAACTCAAAGGATCCCGACCCACGTTCATGCAAGCAGCTGCAAATTCGCCGTAGATTTGTGCGAGGGGTCGTTTCGATACATGTTCGATTGCAAGGTCGGGCAGACATGGCAAAGCCAAGATGCCGAAAATGCGGTCTTCAGGAAAGGAACATCTTGCGTAAGCTATGAGCTTCAAGACCTGCCAGAGAACATCGCCTCGCTGTGGACCCGTGCTTGGGCCGCTACGTAGGTGGGTGATCAAGGGCATAACGGTGTTCGGGTCGAGGGTTGGTTGAATTTGTCTCCGATGCGTACCGATTCCCAATTGTGCGATATTCGCAACGTGCACGATGGTGTTTCGCACAGCACAGTCCATCCGGTAGTCCTCGACAGCCACATGAGTGAACATGTCTTTGACGGCGGCGAGTACGAACGCGGCATCACGAACGTAACGCCATTCAGTTACCCGTTCACCAAGAACCAAAGCCATATCTGCAGTACCCATTACCAACTCTTGAATCATCCAAAGACGACGCCAGTATGTGAGCGAGAAGAAAACATTCAGCAAGGCCGCCTCTTCGCCCGTGAGGATGATATCTCGGCACGAACTGCGTGCTAACGACTTGATTTTCTCCATTGCAATCTTCATGTCCACAGCTGCGCCCTCCCTATGCAGGAAAGCTCTGTTTGGGTGTCCATCGTCGTACGCTTCTAGATACTCCGAGCGATACCATCTCCCACACACTTGGACAACATCGAGTGCTCTGTATAGTTGAGTGTCTCCTTCGCCGAGCCAAACGAGAACGTTACCGGCACGTTGGTAGATTGAGCTCATGATCTTCATCTGTGCCTCCTTTTCTTCTGAATCGTTCTGGTTTATGCAGATTGCATCAGCCCAAAGGCGGCAGCCCTGGCTAAACTGGGGCATCACACGGAGTCTACGCAATGCTGCGTGCAGGTTCTCGCGAATGACGAATGGTGATTCGCCAACTCGGTGGCCTTCAGCAGAGCGGTGCTCGATAGAGATCTTCTCAGCAGGGCCATCACCCCACTCGTACGAGAGTGCCACATAGTTTCCCCAGCAAAACTTTGGTCCACATGCCTGCCTCcggagcggtggtggtgtcgtCCGTTTTTGCATTCGTGTCAACCAGTGGCGTAATATTTTCTTCAGCCCGCGGCGTACTGCACTGCTTAATCTTGAAGATTTCGctctgtcgtcgtcgtcatcatcgtcatcagtcCTTTGATAAACAATGGTCATTCCCCCACCGTCGTCCTCCGGATAAGCCGCTAGATCTGCCAGAATCTCTCCAGGAGGTAGTGAAGTCTTCGCAGCGGACTTTCGGGGTTTGACGAGCCACGGCTTCCCATTCGTGTTGCTCGGAATTCGGCCAGCTTTCGAATCTTTGATCAAACCGAAAGCATGTGGCGTTCTATATATCTCACTTGGACGATTTTTGACTTGCGCATGAAAGTTGACACTCGGAACTCGGGACACAAGCGCATCCTCTGGGATGCCCGGGGCCAAGTAACATTTGCAAATGTGGACTTTTGTTAGGAGGCATTTGATCGGGCTGGTGTTGTTGACATCCTTCTTTGGTTTCGGTAGGATCGTCAGCAAGCGTATGCAATCGTGATCACCTGGGTAGAACGGTGTGCAAGGGAACTCTATGTTGGGAGGCCTCTTTTCCATGGTTTATGGTGACGCTGTAGGTATGGCAGAGGAGAAACATCGGAAGTGATATGTAGACAATTGTGCCTTTTCACAGCATGTCACCCAGGCATAATTGTTCGTGGCGGGGCGTGATCCCGGCGGAGGGTTCGTGTGGCTACTGGCCAATTGGACTCGAAGGCGATAAAGAGCTGTTTCGGACCAAACTACAATATGGCCCAGGACGATATTGATTGGACTTTTGTCCACCATGCATACACCAGCTCCGAGCCCCTCGCTACACCGGTAAGGCGCCCGCTGACAGACTTGGGGGATGAGTGCCTAATTATAGAACACGGAGCATCCGGGACATAAATCCCATGGGCCGACTACTTCGAACGGGGCCGAAAAGAGGTCTAGGGGTTTGCATGCCATAGACCTCAATGCCCGTGCGATCAATGTCAGGACCGTTCCGCGCGCAGCTTTTGGACAAGACTGCCTTTTAAGATATCGTTCGAGGTTCTGAGCTGGAGAGCGTGTTCATCGTCGTATCGATCAAGGCTAACCTGTAGGCGACCTCAGCAGAGATAGGTCGCATTGGCACAACGCTGGAATGCAAGCGTGCAGTGCGGATAGATGTATCGTCCTGCTGCTAATAGATTGCATCGCAACCTTCGATGTCTGGCGTCGGCATTGCGGCTTTCGATCGTGTAGAGCTTTGCGGGGCATTTCTGCAAAGTTACTCATCGTTCCAGGTAGTCGATGCTTTGTCCACGCATCTCTTCCGTCGCTGTCTTTGACACGATCAAGCACACATCCGACATTGCCAAGGTCTTGACCCATGTTCATGCAAGCAGCTGCGAATTCGTCGTAGACTTGTATAGGGATCTTCCCGAATCATGATCGAAACGCTGTAGACATGTCGTAGAAGAGATGTAGCAGTTAATGTGTATAGAGCAATACGTATTCTGCGCACCTGCGACGCTGCCTTACCTGCAAGAGGCTGGTGTCTTCGCCGCGTCCTGGATCAAAGCATCAGGTTACGACGAACCGTGTGCTGTCTCGCCTCATGCCCTCCTATTATATGACCCACACGGTCCATTCCCGGCTGAAGTCCTGCCGTCACCATCAAAATTAACATAACCTGGACGGTCTGCTTGCGCCCTACATTCCGAAAATTGGTATATTGAGCATTGCCCGTTGGCGCCGTAGAATGCCCAATGCGACAAGCCCGTGCGGCCCCACGCTTCATTGCAACAATCTTGTACGCTGGCGCTGCTGAAGATCTCAGCTAGAGAGTTATCATCCGCTCTTGCTAGGCCGATACGAGTTCCTTCGATTCGATTGGCGGTATTTCGATTTGCCGGTTCGCAAGCTGCGTACACTATGCGAGTGGGCTGCTCGGAGATGGTGGAAGTGGTCGTGCTGGCCGTGGGAGTTATCGTTTTGGTAGATGTGATGAGCTTGGTTTGAGTAGAGCATCGTGTGTATGTTCGGGTCGTCGTCTTGGTGGTGGTTTTGTGGCGTGTGCAGTACGCCATCTGTTTACGATGCCTCTTCTCCATGTCATTCAGTTCTTCGGCCTCATTTATGCGCTTTTGCTTGGCTGCAGGTGCCACGAATTCTGAATCGGGAAGTGTATCGAGGACCGGCTGGAATCCAGCAGGAGTTGGAATCGTCACTGTGACTGTGGACCCTGTTGTGGTCGTTGTGAAGCTTGTGATGATGCTGGCATCAATTGTTGTGGTGAATGTTGTTACGGAGGTCACTGTAGGCTTGGCTCTGCAGATTGTCGTCGTTTTGGTACAGTAAGTCGTGTAATGACTCGTCTTCCAGGATGTGCTTCCGCACGCAGCTTTCGGTGTCTTCGAGGAGCACTTGACACTTTCCTTGACAGTGTCGCGGGATGCTGCAGAGAATGTAAAGGATAGTaggctgcacagcagcaccGATAGCCTATGGGAAGCCATGAGAGTGGTATGATAGTGATGATAAGATGGAAAACAAGAAGTGACGGGCAACGTGAGGCCGGTATACATTCTCTCGCTTGTGTGTATCACGTCTCGCGACCACAGGTGGTCCGGTCATCTTCAAGCCTCGGAAAGTGGTCACGCATAGTCCCGAAATGGAAATTTTCTGGCGCGACCTTCCCGAATGGCGCAAGCATGGCTGTACCCAATAAAGCAAAAGACGCCACATTGAGGTACAGAGATGAAGCCAAGCAAGACGAGAGTCCGCTGAGTCGTAGCTGTCCACGCCCGTAGCTTTTCAAGCTTCTTGTCGAAGTGTCTCCGCGGTCGCCAGAAGAGACTCTCGCCTGTACTGCATCGGATAGGGCCCAGCTCTCAAGTCCCTCTGGATCCGCAGGAATGGCAGCGATGCTTGCATAGCAAGGGCAGGGTGATGGTGTCGTCAATGGAGCCCGTCGGCGTTCGTGTGAACTCTCTGGTGCAACATGGCACTGCATCAGAATCAATTTCTGGCGACCAAGACGTTGTGAGGGGATTATGGCCGGATGAGCTGTACCGGAATAGGCCATGGAGAAAACGGCGAGCCAATTCCATATGGCTTGCACTGGGATGTTTCGCGGATCTCTAAACGTCGGGCGTCACGCCACCGACCATTCCTCTTTATGACCCGCGCAAGCAGATCAAGCAAGGCGCTTCTGGCCCAAGAACTCCTAAAGATGATATAAGTTTGCTCTCATTCTTTGCCTGGATGAACGACCGATGGAAGAGTCATGCCGATACGAAGCTCGTAGATAATGCTCTTCGCCTTGGAAAGGACATCGCGAAATGCGGCATAGCTACCATGGCTTCAGACCTCTCGCTACACCGGTGGGCCCCCAGCTATCAGGCTGGCTGAAGACTGCCCAATTTTTGAACATGGAACAAAGCCGGACTGCATCAGGATAGGGACTTCCGTCGCCGGCAGCTTCGAAACAGCTCCGAATAGAATTCCGGGGTCGTGCCCAAGGTCAAAGACCAGATCTCCCTTCGGAATAAAGGTAACGAAGTCTGCAGACATGCTCTAATGCGCAGCGGTCTTTTGAATCCTGACAACAAATTATTCCTCGGCCTTGTCGGCCTGGCCTCGAGCAGACCGCATCTGCGTGCCGACGATGGCTCGTGTTCATAGCAACGTGATAGGTCTTGGTGGAATTGAGTTGGCTCCCGCATGAGACTTGAACATCACTGGCTTTGCCAGCTTGAAGATCCAACATGCGGGCGGTTAGAAGGTCTGGATGCACACTGCAATTCGCGAGCGAAAGCCGTGATATACTTGTACAGCGAAAGATGCAGCGATGAAACGCAAGTCCAAGCCCTCCGCACGATAAAGTACCACCATTTGGAATCGGCTTTGCGTCCTCTCAGCCTGATCGTCTGTCAGCCTTGCGCCACTGGATTCGAGCCATGCCTGGAATTCTCCGGGAGGGTTTTGGAGCACTGCGCGGGATGAAACAGCGTGTTCGGCGGTTACACATGCGTTCGTGCTGTGCGGCGTAGGCAATGTGCTGTCAGATCCAGTCGCGTCAGATCTGAGTTCTCACGAAGCGCGCGCTCGCGGATCCATGCAGATTCCTTCGAAAAGGGACGGCTTCCGGACCCCGCGTCACTGCTCGTTCAGGCTCGGCAAGAGTATATTATCGCCTCTTGCCTCGTCGCTCGATGGTTGTGTGAGGTGTAAGCTGTCATGATTGTGGTTGAATTCAGCATCATGAGGTGGCATCGCCTCCCGGAA from the Cercospora beticola chromosome 9, complete sequence genome contains:
- a CDS encoding uncharacterized protein (antiSMASH:Cluster_10); this encodes MEKRPPNIEFPCTPFYPGDHDCIRLLTILPKPKKDVNNTSPIKCLLTKVHICKCYLAPGIPEDALVSRVPSVNFHAQVKNRPSEIYRTPHAFGLIKDSKAGRIPSNTNGKPWLVKPRKSAAKTSLPPGEILADLAAYPEDDGGGMTIVYQRTDDDDDDDDRAKSSRLSSAVRRGLKKILRHWLTRMQKRTTPPPLRRQACGPKFCWGNYVALSYEWGDGPAEKISIEHRSAEGHRVGESPFVIRENLHAALRRLRVMPQFSQGCRLWADAICINQNDSEEKEAQMKIMSSIYQRAGNVLVWLGEGDTQLYRALDVVQVCGRWYRSEYLEAYDDGHPNRAFLHREGAAVDMKIAMEKIKSLARSSCRDIILTGEEAALLNVFFSLTYWRRLWMIQELVMGTADMALVLGERVTEWRYVRDAAFVLAAVKDMFTHVAVEDYRMDCAVRNTIVHVANIAQLGIGTHRRQIQPTLDPNTVMPLITHLRSGPSTGPQRGDVLWQVLKLIAYARCSFPEDRIFGILALPCLPDLAIEHVSKRPLAQIYGEFAAACMNVGRDPLSFLCLVDGVTNELDKNRERHDEMEAIDHQRLPSWVPDLSSERETGIIEGTFRAGYPPDYEWNLLAEDGWEDVDARPEIKLGGDRTLYLSGFVIDAVDGLGGIAWSDVDTDTDYGDPNFVYDLIQPRSSSPWRAELISLQAAICACLTAGTDENGARLRYGRENPDLLGSFVVDWTFADPAQYFVAANWDLRIGGVPIKHYLFNPDDTMVMDNMISQNTWALRQTVAIRTKRKRLMLTERGFLGLVPNSVAAGGRCNHCEGPWTTSDRHGSAGS